One Nitrospira sp. DNA window includes the following coding sequences:
- a CDS encoding Putative protease, which yields MESRKIVRCYSERCLVAPHPDLKKKLMADLAKAKGRARTAFSNMLRISRSKPVGMDDGLIFPGDLYPLGTSARTVRNGALDRAPLRGTVRVIVVLVDFSDKPMTKTKKHFEDLFFSIGVLPNGSVRDYYKEVTHGLIDMVGEVVGPFRMPKKLSEYAHGDSGTGNVEPNARTMAKDAADAANPTVNFAQYDNDGNGFVDAFVVLHAGGGAEQTGNVNDIWSHKWVLSGGAYNADGTKIYAYLTVPEDCKIGVCCHELGHLIFGWPDLYDTDYSSEGLGNWCLMAGGSWNGGGDIPAHPSAWCKVNQGWVSVVNQTTNQTVSITDVKTGYTVYRLWKDGTPGSEYFLVENRQKTAYDKMLPGPGLLVYHVDEAVSGNSNENHPQVALMQADGLKHLTTGANRGDAGDPYPGSANNVTFNATSNPNSKSYGNVDTCVSITNIGASGATMTARLAVKCKIKEIKEKERKEFIKEKERKEFIKEKDRKEGFKEIKEKEIKERKESLKEKEKDFKEIKEKDKDLVEGRPPGGLRTAGAEPNLEDRVSRLESMMQGIEPYITGDLRPDLRESALASESDCEEMQARMREGAAEAKRLYDSKMREG from the coding sequence ATGGAATCGAGGAAGATCGTGCGCTGTTACTCCGAACGCTGTCTGGTGGCTCCCCATCCAGATCTGAAGAAGAAGCTGATGGCCGACCTGGCGAAGGCCAAAGGCCGGGCCAGGACCGCGTTTTCCAACATGCTCCGTATTTCCCGCAGCAAACCAGTCGGCATGGATGACGGCTTGATCTTCCCCGGCGACCTGTATCCCCTCGGGACATCGGCCCGCACGGTCCGGAACGGCGCGCTCGACCGTGCCCCGCTCCGCGGGACCGTCCGCGTTATCGTCGTGCTGGTCGATTTTTCCGACAAGCCCATGACCAAGACGAAGAAGCATTTCGAGGATCTGTTCTTTTCGATCGGCGTCCTGCCGAACGGCAGCGTGCGTGACTACTACAAAGAAGTCACCCACGGCCTGATCGATATGGTCGGCGAAGTCGTCGGGCCCTTCCGCATGCCCAAGAAGCTCAGCGAATATGCGCACGGCGACTCCGGCACGGGCAATGTCGAACCCAATGCCCGCACCATGGCGAAAGACGCCGCCGACGCGGCCAATCCCACCGTCAATTTCGCGCAATACGACAACGACGGCAACGGGTTCGTGGATGCCTTCGTGGTCCTGCATGCCGGCGGGGGCGCGGAACAAACGGGAAACGTCAACGATATCTGGTCCCACAAATGGGTCCTGTCCGGCGGTGCGTACAACGCCGATGGGACGAAGATCTATGCTTATCTGACCGTGCCTGAAGACTGCAAGATCGGGGTCTGCTGCCACGAACTCGGGCACTTGATCTTCGGATGGCCGGACCTCTACGACACCGACTACTCGTCCGAGGGCCTGGGCAACTGGTGCCTCATGGCGGGCGGCAGCTGGAACGGCGGCGGCGACATCCCGGCGCATCCCTCCGCCTGGTGCAAGGTCAACCAGGGCTGGGTCTCCGTGGTGAACCAGACGACCAACCAAACCGTCTCGATCACCGACGTGAAGACCGGGTATACCGTCTACCGGCTCTGGAAGGATGGGACGCCGGGCAGCGAGTATTTTCTCGTCGAGAACCGCCAGAAAACGGCCTATGACAAGATGCTCCCAGGCCCAGGCCTGCTCGTCTACCATGTCGACGAAGCCGTCAGCGGCAACTCGAACGAGAACCATCCGCAGGTCGCATTGATGCAGGCGGACGGGTTGAAGCACCTCACCACCGGCGCCAACCGCGGCGATGCCGGCGATCCCTATCCTGGATCGGCCAACAACGTGACCTTCAACGCCACCTCCAACCCGAACTCGAAGTCCTACGGCAACGTGGACACCTGCGTCTCCATCACCAATATCGGCGCGTCCGGCGCCACGATGACGGCGCGCCTGGCCGTCAAGTGCAAGATCAAAGAGATCAAGGAAAAGGAACGGAAAGAATTCATCAAGGAGAAGGAACGCAAGGAGTTCATCAAAGAGAAGGACCGGAAAGAGGGGTTCAAAGAGATCAAAGAAAAAGAGATCAAGGAACGGAAGGAATCCCTTAAGGAGAAGGAGAAAGACTTCAAGGAGATCAAGGAAAAGGACAAGGACCTCGTCGAGGGACGGCCGCCCGGTGGGTTGAGGACAGCCGGGGCCGAACCGAACCTGGAGGACCGTGTCTCCCGCCTCGAATCCATGATGCAGGGCATCGAGCCCTACATCACGGGCGACCTTCGCCCGGATCTACGGGAAAGCGCGCTGGCCTCGGAATCCGATTGCGAGGAAATGCAGGCACGCATGCGGGAAGGCGCGGCGGAGGCTAAACGGCTCTACGACAGTAAGATGCGGGAGGGCTGA
- a CDS encoding Integrase, with product MILFCGVPSEEPLRLAIEAAEKRGLPFLLLNQRESHYLGLRLTVTNEVFDGTLAVGEATYRLSDIQGIYSRMIDSTVLPENRTFRHRTPDQAAVERSRVFHEAFCQWLELADCRVLNRPGPMASNMSKPYQCRLISRCGFEIPTTLVTNDPDEAVAFHRKHGRIIFKSISSIRSIVREFDPNDRRALQRLRHLPTQFQAFVPGVNLRVHTAGTRLFATEIVTGATDYRYAARDGQDLTMRPIELPDDIAARCLRLSQELNLPLCGIDLKRTPDGAYYCFEVNPSPAYSFYEEQTGQPIAEAIVDYLLAPYNESHGSSDRRKLDGFGRAGAVGFAGSGRGPARRRGDSRAPRPSGGRICEPARGRGGNGRAGVRGE from the coding sequence ATGATCCTGTTCTGCGGGGTCCCATCGGAAGAGCCCCTCCGGCTCGCGATCGAGGCGGCGGAGAAACGAGGGCTGCCGTTTCTGTTGCTCAACCAGCGGGAGTCGCACTACCTCGGCCTGCGGCTGACCGTCACCAACGAGGTCTTCGACGGTACGTTGGCCGTCGGCGAGGCGACCTATCGCCTGTCGGACATTCAAGGGATCTACTCCCGGATGATCGACAGCACCGTGCTTCCGGAAAACCGGACATTCCGCCATCGGACGCCGGACCAGGCCGCAGTCGAACGTTCACGGGTCTTTCACGAGGCGTTCTGTCAATGGCTGGAGTTGGCGGACTGCCGCGTGCTCAACCGTCCCGGACCGATGGCGTCCAACATGTCGAAGCCCTACCAATGCCGGTTGATCAGCCGTTGCGGATTCGAGATTCCGACCACGTTGGTGACGAACGACCCCGATGAAGCAGTGGCGTTCCACCGGAAGCACGGCCGGATCATTTTCAAGAGCATCAGCTCGATTCGCTCCATCGTGCGCGAGTTCGATCCGAACGATCGGCGGGCGTTGCAGAGGCTGCGGCACCTCCCGACTCAATTCCAGGCCTTCGTGCCCGGCGTCAACCTACGCGTGCACACGGCCGGAACGCGCCTCTTCGCCACGGAGATCGTGACCGGCGCCACCGACTATCGCTATGCGGCGCGGGACGGCCAGGACCTGACCATGAGGCCGATCGAGCTGCCGGACGACATCGCCGCCCGTTGCCTCCGCCTCTCGCAGGAGTTGAACCTTCCCCTCTGCGGCATCGACCTCAAACGGACTCCGGACGGCGCCTATTATTGTTTCGAGGTGAACCCTTCTCCCGCCTACAGTTTCTATGAGGAACAGACCGGCCAGCCTATCGCCGAGGCCATTGTGGATTACCTCCTCGCGCCCTACAATGAGAGCCATGGCAGCTCCGATCGTCGAAAATTGGACGGATTTGGAAGGGCTGGTGCAGTCGGTTTCGCCGGCAGCGGACGTGGCCCAGCACGTCGTCGTGGAGATTCGCGTGCGCCGCGCCCAAGCGGTGGAAGGATTTGCGAACCTGCTCGCGGACGCGGCGGGAACGGTCGTGCGGGTGTACGTGGCGAATGA
- a CDS encoding 1,4-alpha-glucan branching enzyme, producing the protein MPASLDHIHSDTPMGANLIADGATFRCWAPHATSVHVVGDFNNRRRDDASLLTRNEQGHWWGFIPAVKDRQRYMFYVVGLGGEGLKRDPYARELESPFPSRCVVRRTDFPWHQSGYVTPPFHEFVIYQLHVGTFFTPNLPHKGGTFLDVARKLPHLSDLGVTALQLMPIQEFQTAFSLGYNGTDYFSPEMDFAVADEDLAPYVADVNDLLDAKGQRRYQVKELRGEMNQLKALVDLCHLHGMAVLLDVVYNHAGGDFGDQSLYFFDRQDPAGGQRNSLYFTDKGHAGGLVFDFAKPELRDFLIHNAKFFLDEYRVDGFRYDQVSVIDHDGAPQGWRFCQDLTSTLHGQRPEALNHAEYWNVNPYVVKPPPEGAGFDTTLTDGLRIAVRDVIGNASAPDERPLNMTGLARSLWPEGFGEQWRFVQGPENHDIVYNGRELRIARVGDPDHPRSWFARSRARVATGLSLTAPGIPMFFMGQEFLEDKQWSDDFVAHHDLLLYWAGLDQGDKQMLDHLRFTRELLDLRRRSPALRGQGFRVVHVHDQNRVLAFHRWVEGEGHDVIVVAHLANFTRVGYRIGFPGGGDWREVFNSDVYENWVNAGVMGNGGRVVADLQPLHGFNASAAVVLPANSLMVFAR; encoded by the coding sequence ATGCCTGCCTCGCTCGACCATATCCATTCCGATACCCCGATGGGGGCCAACCTCATTGCAGACGGCGCCACCTTTCGCTGTTGGGCTCCGCACGCCACATCCGTGCATGTGGTCGGCGACTTCAACAACCGGCGGCGCGACGACGCCTCGCTCCTCACGCGAAACGAGCAGGGCCATTGGTGGGGCTTCATCCCCGCTGTGAAGGATCGCCAGCGCTACATGTTCTACGTGGTTGGTTTGGGAGGTGAGGGGCTGAAGCGCGACCCCTATGCGCGTGAGCTGGAGTCGCCCTTTCCCAGCCGGTGCGTCGTCCGCCGCACCGATTTTCCCTGGCACCAAAGCGGCTATGTCACGCCGCCCTTTCATGAGTTCGTGATCTATCAACTCCACGTCGGCACCTTCTTCACGCCGAACCTGCCGCACAAGGGCGGCACGTTTCTCGACGTGGCCCGCAAGCTGCCCCATCTCTCCGACCTGGGCGTGACCGCGTTGCAGCTCATGCCCATTCAGGAATTCCAGACCGCCTTCAGCCTTGGGTACAACGGCACCGACTACTTTTCTCCCGAGATGGATTTCGCCGTGGCGGATGAGGATCTGGCTCCCTATGTCGCGGACGTGAACGACCTACTCGATGCGAAGGGCCAGCGCCGGTACCAGGTGAAAGAGCTGCGCGGCGAAATGAATCAACTCAAGGCGCTGGTGGATCTCTGCCACCTGCACGGGATGGCGGTGCTGCTCGACGTGGTCTACAACCATGCGGGCGGGGATTTCGGCGACCAGAGCCTCTACTTCTTCGATCGGCAAGATCCGGCAGGCGGCCAGCGGAATTCGCTGTACTTTACGGACAAGGGCCATGCAGGCGGCCTCGTGTTCGACTTCGCGAAGCCGGAGCTGCGTGACTTCCTGATTCACAACGCGAAATTTTTTCTGGACGAATATCGCGTGGACGGATTCCGGTACGACCAGGTGAGCGTGATCGACCACGATGGCGCGCCGCAGGGCTGGCGGTTCTGCCAGGACCTCACCTCCACCCTGCATGGGCAGAGGCCGGAAGCGCTGAACCATGCCGAATATTGGAACGTGAACCCCTACGTCGTGAAGCCGCCGCCGGAGGGAGCCGGATTCGACACGACCCTGACCGACGGTCTGCGCATTGCCGTTCGTGATGTCATCGGGAACGCGAGCGCGCCGGACGAGCGTCCGCTCAACATGACCGGTCTGGCGAGGAGCCTCTGGCCGGAGGGATTCGGCGAGCAGTGGCGGTTCGTGCAGGGACCGGAAAATCACGACATCGTCTACAACGGCCGGGAGCTACGGATCGCCAGGGTCGGCGATCCGGACCATCCGCGCTCCTGGTTCGCCCGCAGCCGGGCGCGCGTCGCGACGGGCCTGAGCCTGACCGCACCAGGAATTCCGATGTTCTTCATGGGGCAGGAATTTTTGGAAGACAAGCAGTGGTCGGACGACTTCGTCGCCCATCACGATCTGCTCCTCTACTGGGCGGGACTCGATCAAGGCGACAAGCAGATGCTCGACCACCTGCGGTTCACAAGGGAGTTGCTCGATCTGCGCCGCCGGTCTCCTGCCCTGCGCGGGCAGGGATTTCGCGTGGTGCACGTGCATGATCAGAATCGCGTGCTGGCCTTCCATCGGTGGGTGGAGGGCGAAGGACACGATGTGATCGTGGTGGCGCACCTGGCCAATTTCACCCGCGTCGGCTATCGCATCGGATTTCCGGGCGGCGGTGACTGGCGGGAGGTGTTCAACAGCGATGTCTATGAGAATTGGGTCAATGCCGGGGTGATGGGGAACGGGGGGCGCGTGGTCGCCGATCTGCAGCCGTTGCACGGCTTCAACGCGTCGGCGGCGGTCGTGTTGCCCGCGAACAGCCTGATGGTGTTTGCGAGGTGA
- a CDS encoding Adenylylsulfate kinase, translated as MDKSPFALWLTGLPASGKSSIVARLVPKLESLGLQADVLESDAVRLILTPAPSYRPEERDLFYRALAFMGSRLVAHGVNVIFDATASRRAYREFARSLIPQLLEVSIECPLQVCMERDKKGTYRRGLRGESSTVPGLQETYEAPLSPDLRIDTTVVSPDVAAEQILALIRSRLDRPLAQPGTLL; from the coding sequence ATGGATAAATCTCCCTTCGCCCTCTGGCTCACCGGCCTTCCTGCGTCGGGGAAAAGCTCGATCGTGGCGCGGCTCGTGCCGAAGCTTGAATCCCTGGGCCTGCAAGCGGACGTGCTGGAATCCGACGCGGTCCGTCTCATCCTCACGCCGGCGCCCAGCTACCGGCCGGAGGAACGGGATCTGTTCTACCGCGCTCTGGCCTTCATGGGCTCGCGATTGGTGGCCCATGGGGTCAATGTGATCTTCGACGCCACGGCGAGCCGGCGCGCCTATCGTGAGTTCGCCCGCTCGTTGATCCCGCAGTTGCTGGAGGTGTCGATCGAATGTCCGCTCCAGGTCTGCATGGAACGCGACAAGAAGGGTACGTACCGGCGAGGTCTGCGAGGCGAGTCTTCTACAGTGCCTGGTCTGCAAGAAACCTATGAAGCGCCGCTCTCACCGGACTTGAGGATCGATACGACGGTCGTGTCTCCGGATGTCGCAGCAGAGCAGATCCTGGCCCTCATTCGTTCACGCCTCGACCGTCCCCTTGCTCAGCCCGGCACCCTTCTATAG
- a CDS encoding Ribosomal arrest protein RaiA / Cold shock protein of CSP family produces MSLEIESRNIAMTPRWKTEIEDRMADLQRGHDDIIHGRVTLTKNRHHKKRANVAEALVLVTVPSRHTMTARKEDKTFEEAIRAAFDAVAIELRKFREKRADKVVRTEPLPPLRGVVSKLFPRLGYGFILKDGGGEVYFHKNSVKGIPFKELEDGLEVIFEAEPGEKGLQATIVQPPHVLEQ; encoded by the coding sequence ATGAGCCTGGAAATCGAGAGCCGCAATATCGCCATGACCCCCCGTTGGAAAACTGAAATCGAGGACCGCATGGCCGACCTGCAGCGTGGCCACGACGATATCATTCACGGCCGCGTCACCCTCACCAAGAATCGACACCATAAGAAACGGGCCAACGTCGCCGAGGCGCTGGTCCTGGTCACGGTCCCGAGCCGCCACACGATGACGGCCCGCAAGGAGGACAAGACGTTCGAGGAGGCGATCCGAGCCGCCTTCGACGCGGTGGCGATCGAACTGCGAAAGTTCCGGGAGAAACGAGCCGACAAGGTCGTGCGGACCGAACCGCTCCCGCCGCTCCGCGGTGTGGTGAGCAAGCTGTTCCCGCGGCTGGGGTATGGCTTTATCCTCAAAGACGGCGGTGGAGAAGTCTATTTCCACAAAAACTCGGTCAAGGGTATCCCGTTCAAAGAACTGGAAGACGGACTGGAAGTCATCTTCGAGGCCGAACCAGGCGAGAAGGGCCTGCAAGCCACCATTGTTCAACCACCCCACGTATTGGAACAGTAG
- a CDS encoding Putative cytochrome c has product MRPLTNTGVGFAVGAACLAVTMAVVLAPASSQAQDFPADVTKGKIVYERHCLACHGTGGWGDGPEAAALKVPPANFHRFSSYLKSDEELLRTIEHGVVFSPMHAWQGQLTETERQDVLAYIRLLVQQGR; this is encoded by the coding sequence ATGCGGCCTCTCACAAACACCGGCGTTGGTTTCGCTGTCGGCGCGGCCTGCCTTGCCGTGACCATGGCGGTTGTGCTCGCCCCTGCCTCCTCCCAGGCCCAGGACTTTCCGGCGGACGTCACCAAGGGGAAGATCGTCTACGAACGCCATTGCCTCGCCTGCCATGGAACCGGCGGATGGGGAGACGGACCGGAAGCGGCCGCGCTGAAGGTGCCGCCGGCGAACTTCCACCGGTTCAGCTCCTACCTCAAGTCCGACGAAGAACTGCTCCGGACGATCGAGCACGGCGTCGTCTTCAGTCCGATGCATGCCTGGCAAGGGCAACTGACCGAGACGGAGAGGCAGGATGTCCTGGCCTACATCCGCCTCCTGGTCCAGCAAGGAAGATGA
- a CDS encoding Nicotinamidase, whose amino-acid sequence MTDLTPHDALVVVDVQRDFLPGGALGIGDGDRIVPILTAYMARFHARGLPIFVTRDWHPPNHCSFREQGGPWPAHCVAGSLGSLPPPNFQPPVSAVMIYKAIDQNTEAYSTLQDTPLDRHLRALKVRRLFIGGLATDYCVLNTVKDARTLGYDVCLLMDGIKAVNLHPDDGRKAEEAMLRLGARPVRLESLAA is encoded by the coding sequence ATGACCGACCTCACCCCTCATGACGCCTTAGTGGTGGTCGATGTACAACGGGATTTCCTTCCGGGCGGTGCATTGGGCATAGGGGATGGCGACAGGATCGTTCCGATCCTGACCGCCTACATGGCACGATTTCACGCTCGAGGATTGCCGATTTTCGTGACTCGTGACTGGCATCCGCCGAACCACTGTTCGTTTCGGGAGCAAGGCGGGCCTTGGCCGGCCCACTGTGTCGCAGGATCGCTCGGCTCCTTGCCGCCGCCGAATTTCCAGCCTCCCGTCTCTGCGGTCATGATCTACAAGGCGATCGATCAGAACACAGAAGCCTACTCCACATTGCAGGACACGCCCCTCGACCGCCATTTGCGCGCCCTGAAGGTCCGCCGCCTGTTCATCGGAGGGTTGGCCACCGATTACTGCGTGCTGAACACGGTGAAGGACGCAAGGACGCTCGGCTACGATGTATGCCTGCTCATGGACGGGATCAAGGCCGTGAACCTCCATCCCGACGACGGACGCAAGGCCGAGGAAGCGATGTTACGTCTCGGTGCCCGGCCGGTCCGCCTCGAAAGTCTTGCCGCATGA
- a CDS encoding Nicotinate phosphoribosyltransferase, with product MIPTATALLTDLYELTMAQAYLAQGMTGKAVFEFFVRKLPPRRNFFMAAGLEQVLDYLEALRFSPEDIAWLEQTGGFSPAFLASLREMCFTGAVHAIPEGTIFFPHEPILRVTAPLPQAQLVETRVMNLLHFQTMIASKACRSVLAAGHRPLIDFGLRRSHGAEAGLLSARAAYLAGFTGTSNMLAGACFDIPVYGTMAHSFVQAFADEASAFEQFARTHPNNVLLLIDTYDTEAAAEKVVALAARLKEQGITIHGVRLDSGDLADHARKVRAILDRGCLTETKILASGNLDEDRIQALVVGKAPIDSFAVGTAMTTSADAPFLDCAYKLQEYVGRPCRKRSEGKATWPGRKQVYRHYGTDGRLGHDIVTIEGDPQQGHPLLVQVMREGRRLAPSPSLTEVRKQAGSSLAQLPEPLRRLDEAAPYETRIAPALRDLAQKVDLGK from the coding sequence ATGATTCCCACGGCCACCGCATTGCTCACCGACCTCTACGAACTGACCATGGCACAGGCCTATCTTGCCCAAGGCATGACGGGCAAGGCCGTCTTCGAGTTTTTCGTGCGCAAGCTGCCTCCCCGCAGAAACTTTTTCATGGCCGCAGGATTGGAACAGGTCCTGGATTATCTGGAAGCCCTTCGTTTCTCTCCCGAGGACATCGCATGGCTCGAACAGACCGGCGGGTTTTCCCCTGCTTTTCTGGCATCACTCCGCGAGATGTGCTTCACGGGGGCTGTCCATGCAATCCCGGAGGGCACGATCTTTTTTCCCCATGAACCGATCCTTCGGGTGACCGCTCCCCTCCCACAGGCTCAGCTCGTCGAAACTCGCGTCATGAACCTCTTACATTTCCAAACGATGATTGCCTCCAAGGCCTGCCGGTCCGTCCTGGCCGCAGGTCACCGTCCCTTGATCGACTTTGGTTTGCGGCGATCCCATGGAGCAGAGGCCGGGCTGTTGTCCGCCCGTGCCGCCTATCTGGCCGGCTTCACCGGCACATCCAATATGCTGGCGGGAGCCTGCTTCGACATCCCGGTCTACGGCACGATGGCCCATTCGTTCGTCCAGGCGTTCGCAGACGAAGCGAGCGCCTTTGAACAGTTCGCACGAACGCACCCGAACAACGTCCTGTTGCTCATCGATACCTACGACACGGAAGCGGCGGCGGAAAAGGTAGTGGCCTTGGCCGCTCGTCTGAAGGAACAGGGCATCACGATCCATGGAGTCCGGCTCGACAGCGGAGACCTGGCAGACCATGCGCGTAAGGTCCGAGCCATTCTGGATCGCGGCTGCCTCACGGAAACCAAGATCCTCGCCAGCGGAAATCTCGACGAGGACCGCATCCAGGCGCTGGTAGTCGGCAAGGCGCCGATCGACAGTTTTGCCGTCGGCACGGCCATGACCACCTCGGCCGATGCCCCGTTCCTGGACTGCGCCTATAAACTCCAGGAATATGTCGGCAGGCCCTGCCGGAAACGCTCCGAAGGCAAGGCCACCTGGCCTGGCAGAAAACAGGTGTACCGTCACTATGGAACGGACGGACGGCTGGGCCACGATATCGTCACGATCGAGGGCGATCCACAGCAGGGTCATCCACTGCTGGTTCAGGTCATGCGGGAAGGGCGACGTCTCGCCCCTTCTCCGTCGCTCACAGAGGTGCGCAAGCAAGCCGGCTCATCATTGGCGCAGCTTCCGGAGCCGTTGCGACGCTTGGACGAAGCCGCACCATATGAAACTCGTATCGCGCCGGCCCTCAGGGATCTGGCACAGAAGGTCGATCTGGGAAAATGA
- a CDS encoding Pentapeptide repeat family protein, with protein MTMHSLFVILATSWTAAVLLISPTGADAAGKPAPKAAPINTCESTYKHTRPASKVLETALQSHAHWLEDRESPKGKRANLCQTDLRGLRLVGANLERINLEGALLKGANLRTASLVQAHLKGADLSQAMLDDANLEGIDLRKALLVKTHLNRAAADEAAFYGANLQGAIVREATLERAHFEDADLQLADLSNATVTDGYFYGANLYRANLADADLAGTDLRRTNLRQANLRRADLQGALLDSANLDGASLVEAELDSAYLDEASLAKADLREASLRGADLRYTHLGGATLQRANLESANMEGADLVKARLGSATLTMTVLYKANLSDADLHGARLHHAVLIGTQLVRADLRKADLSEAYAPKTHLRQARLSEATLESANLVAADLSQADLNQAILVQANLQEANLRKANLSASDLTGAQLNNADLQQADLRGANLSAALGLVQAQLDVACLDDTTKLPSDLQRPNPCPEHQQQRR; from the coding sequence ATGACTATGCATTCCTTGTTCGTCATTCTCGCAACGAGTTGGACGGCAGCTGTCCTTCTCATCTCTCCTACAGGCGCCGACGCCGCAGGGAAGCCAGCCCCTAAAGCCGCTCCCATCAACACCTGCGAGAGCACTTACAAACACACCCGTCCTGCCTCCAAGGTGTTGGAAACCGCGCTGCAATCTCACGCGCATTGGCTGGAGGACCGAGAATCCCCCAAAGGAAAACGAGCCAACCTCTGCCAGACGGACCTGCGGGGGCTTCGCCTGGTGGGGGCCAACCTCGAACGCATCAACCTCGAAGGGGCCCTCCTGAAGGGCGCGAATCTGCGGACCGCGAGCTTGGTTCAAGCCCACCTGAAAGGCGCCGACCTCTCCCAGGCCATGCTCGACGACGCGAATCTGGAGGGGATCGACCTGCGCAAGGCACTCCTGGTCAAGACCCATCTCAACCGAGCCGCCGCCGACGAGGCCGCATTCTACGGCGCCAATCTCCAAGGAGCGATCGTGCGGGAAGCGACATTGGAACGGGCCCATTTCGAGGATGCAGATTTGCAACTCGCAGATCTCAGCAATGCCACCGTGACGGATGGCTACTTCTATGGAGCGAATCTGTACAGGGCCAACCTGGCGGATGCCGACTTGGCCGGCACGGACCTGCGTCGCACCAATCTCCGGCAGGCCAATCTACGCCGGGCCGATCTGCAGGGCGCCCTGTTGGATAGCGCCAACCTCGATGGAGCCTCCCTGGTCGAAGCGGAATTGGACAGCGCCTACCTGGATGAAGCTTCGCTTGCGAAAGCCGACCTCCGCGAAGCCAGCCTCCGGGGCGCAGATCTCCGCTACACGCATCTCGGCGGCGCCACCCTGCAGCGAGCCAATCTGGAAAGCGCGAACATGGAAGGAGCCGATCTCGTCAAGGCCCGACTAGGCTCGGCCACGCTGACGATGACCGTGCTGTACAAGGCCAACCTATCAGACGCCGATCTCCACGGGGCGAGACTGCACCATGCCGTGCTCATCGGCACGCAACTCGTTCGCGCCGATCTTCGGAAAGCCGACCTCTCCGAAGCCTACGCCCCGAAGACCCATCTCCGGCAGGCCCGGCTTAGCGAAGCGACGCTGGAGTCGGCCAACCTGGTGGCAGCCGACTTGAGTCAGGCCGACCTCAACCAGGCCATCCTGGTCCAGGCCAACCTGCAGGAAGCCAACCTGCGCAAGGCAAATCTAAGCGCGTCGGATTTGACGGGAGCCCAACTGAACAACGCCGACCTGCAGCAGGCCGATTTACGAGGAGCAAACCTGAGCGCTGCCCTAGGCCTGGTCCAGGCCCAACTCGATGTGGCCTGTCTGGACGACACCACCAAGCTTCCGTCCGACCTCCAGAGGCCTAACCCCTGCCCGGAACATCAACAGCAGCGACGATAG